The genomic window TACGTTATAAAGGAAACGAGAAGACGCTGAGCGGCGCCGAGCCGTTTACGACCAACAACCGCATGGAGCTCATGGCCGCTATTCGGGGCCTCGAAGCTTTGAAGCATCATTGCGGAGTCCGGTTGACGACCGACTCGGTCTACGTAAAAAACGGTATCACCGAGTGGCTCCCGCGCTGGCAGCGGCGCGGATGGCGTACTGCGGATAAACAGCCGGTTAAAAACGTCGAACTCTGGCAACGGCTGGCTGCCGCGGCGTCGCGCCACGATATAAAGTGGCAATGGGTAAAGGGCCACTCGGGGCACGTTGAAAACGAGCGGGTCGATCGCTTGGCGAATCGCGCGATCGACCGGCTTTTAGCTGCTCGTGCAAGCGGCGATAGGAACGCGGCGACAGACTAAGGAAGCTCTAATGCGCCAGATCGTACTCGATACGGAAACCACGGGCCTCGAGCCGGGAGAGGGTCATCGAATCATCGAGATTGGCTGTGTGGATCTCGTCAATCGGCGAGTGAGCGAGCGCCGGTTTCATTATTATCTTTGCCCGGACCGGGACATCGATCCCGGCGCGGTGGAGGTGCACGGTATTACCCTGGCGCAACTCAAGGACAGTCCACGATTCGCAGACATCGCGAAGGAATTTTTAGACTTCATCCGGGGCGCCGACCTTATCATCCACAACGCCGCTTTTGACATCGGCTTTATCAACAACGAGCTCCGGCGGCTCGGGCCGGAGTGGGGGCGGATCGAGGAAGTCTGTGCGGTGATCGACACTCTGGCCCTGGCACGCGAGTTACATCCTGGACAAAAGAATAGCTTGGACGCCTTGTGCAAGCGCTACCAGGTCGACAACTCGGCGCGCATACAGCACGGCGCCTTGCTCGATGCGGAGATCCTTGCCGATGTGTATCTTGCGATTACCGGCGGACAAGCCGATCTGCTCCTGGATGACTTTAGGCCCGCCGCCGGAAAGAAAATAGAATCGGTCCGCGCCGAAAAGCGGCCGCCGCTACCCGTGATCGTTCCTAGTGAGGGCGAGCGGACGGAGCACCGCAGGCTTCTGGAGATTATCGATCGCGCGAGCGGTGGCCGGTGCCTGTGGCGGCGCGAGGAAACCGATGATGGGGCAGTGTCCCCGCAGGAGTCACTTATAGAGCAATATTCTGACTCTTGCGCTAGTCATCAATAGGATTCGTCTCATGCAAATACCTTGGTGGGCTTGGATCGTCGGTGGGATCGGACTAATGCTGATCGAGCTTTTGGGCCCGACGTTTTTTATCCTCTGGTTCGGTGTCGCGGCCGTGCTGGTAGGGATCGTGGCCGCCTATGTCGATCTCAGCCTCGCACAGCAGCTTTCGCTCTGGGGAGGGCTGTCCGTCGGGATGGCCGTGCTCTGGTTCCAGCTATTTCCGGCGCCGCATCGGACCCTGTCGGGCCTCTCAAAGGAGGCCGTTGTCGGGGAACGGGGCCTGATCGTCCAGGAGGTATCCGAGATGCAGCGGGGTACGATCCGATTCCAAAAACCGATACTCGGATCGGAGACCTGGCCGGTGATCGCGGATGAACGGATCGCTTCCGGCGAACGCGCTAAAATAGTGGACGTGGTAGGGCAGACACTCAAGGTCGAAAAGCTTTCATAGCGGGGAGGGACCGTGGAATTTACAGAATTTACACTGATTGCCTTTGCGGTATTCATTATTGTCCTGGTCACGATCGCCAAAGCGGTGCGCACCGTACCGCAAGGCGAAGAATGGGTGGTTGAACGGCTGGGGAAGTTCAACTCGACCTTGACGGCGGGATTGCGGTTTCTGATCCCGTACATCGATCGGGTGGCCTACCGGGTGCCCACCAAGGATCTCATCCTCGATATACCTGAACAAGAGGTGATCACGCGCGACAATGTTGTCATCATTACCAATGCGATCGCCTTTGTGAAGGTGACCGACACCGTCAAGGCCGTCTACGGCATCACTGACTTTCGCTCCGGGGTCTCGAATATTACCCAAACCACGTTGCGGTCGATCATCGGGGAGATGGAACTCGACCATGCGCTGTCCTCACGCGATCAGATCAAGGTGAGACTGAAAGAGTCGATTTCCGACGACGTGGCCGACTGGGGGCTAACGGTGAAATCCGTTGAAATCCAGGACATCAAACCGTCGGCATCGATGCAAACGTCGATGGAAAAACAGGCGGCCGCCGAGCGCGAGCGAAAAGCGGCCGTCATCAGGGCGGAAGGGGAGAAACAGGCGGCCATTCTTCAGGCGGAGGCGCGCTTGGAAGCCGCGAAACGCGACGCCGCGGCGCAAATTACTCTCGCCAGCGGCGCGTCGGAAGCGATTAAAAAAGTGACCGATGCGATCTCCGATCGCGATTTGCCCGCCTATTTCCTTTTGGGCGAACGCTATATTACGGCGATCAAGGATCTGGCGGCGTCACCCGGCAGTAAAACCGTCCTATTGCCCGCAGATCTTATTCAGGCCATACAAGGTCTCCTGGGCCGAAGCCGGCCGTAGCGGCGTAAGCCTCAATTGTTATGGCTCGCCCTTGAACCCATGGCTTGACTTGCGTATAGTTCCCACCCGCCGCCCTATTAATGATGCAATGCGCCCTTCAGCGGGCAATAACGCGGTAAGGAACCTGGCGGTCTCCCCCTCACCACAGCGGTAGCTGCCTATACAGTGTCTCCACCTGCGGTACCGGTGCCTCCCGGGCGCGGCTCCCGCGGATCCCCTGTGACTCGGTTCAGATACTTGGCTCAAGTTTCCGCCGACGGTCGGTGGACGAGGATTATGCTTTGTCATTTCAAGAATTAAATCTCGATTCTTTGCTGCTACGCGCTATCGAAGCCAGCCGCTTTCTCTCGCCCACCGAGGTGCAGCGTCAGGTTATCCCGCTCGCCCTGGAAGGCCGTGACGTCATGGCCTCGGCACAGACCGGCACGGGCAAGACGGCCGCCTTCGTGTTGCCCGCCTTGCAGCGCTTGCTGACGCCATCCACGGCGCGCGGCCGCGGCCCGCGGGTGTTAGTCCTGACCCCGACACGCGAGTTGGCCAACCAGATCAACGAATCCATCCGGCAGCTCGGCCGCTTCACGCGCTGCTCGTTCGGGGCCATCGTGGGCGGCGTCGCCTATCCGCCGCAGCAACAACTGCTCGGCAGGCCCCTGGATGTCCTGGTGGCCACGCCGGGGCGTTTGCTCGATCATATGGAGCGGGGTCGAGTCGACTTCTCCCGCCTGGAGCTCCTGGTCCTCGACGAGGCCGATCGCATGCTGGACATGGGCTTCATCGAGGATGTCGAGCGCATCGCGGCGGCCACCCCGGCCGGGCGCCAGAGCTTGCTGTTCGGGGCCACCTTGGAAGGGGACATCCTGCGGGTCGCGCGGCGCTTGTTACAACATCCGGTGCGCGTCCAGATCGCCGGCATCAAGGAGCGCCACACCTTGATCGAGCAGCGGATGCACCGTTTCGATAATACGAAACACAAGCACGCCCTTCTCGATCACCTGTTACAGGATACCAAAGTCTACCAGGCCATCATTTTTACCGCGACTAAACGCGGGGCCGAAAACCTGGCCGGAACCCTCGAAGCGGATGGGCACGCGGCGGCTGCCCTACACGGGGACATGCGCCAAAGCGCCCGGAATCGCACCGTGGAACGCCTGCGTAGGGGTAAGCTGCGGGTCCTCGTCGCGACCGACGTGGCCGCCCGTGGGCTCGACATCAAGGATATCAGTCATGTGATCAACTTCGACCTTCCCATGGTTGCACAGGACTATATCCATCGGATCGGGCGCACCGGCCGCGCCGGCGTTACCGGTACCGCCATCTCGTTGGTAGGGCCGGGAGATGGGATTAAGCTCGGGCGCATCGAGCGGCTGACCGCCCAGAAGCTGGACCGGCAGGTGATCCCGGGGCTCGAGCCCACCAGCCCCGAACCGGGGGCGCGTAAACCCAAGCCGCTGCAGCGGGGTCAGAACGGGCCGCGCGGACGTGCCGGTTCCGATGCCATAAACAAGCACCGGCCACGGCCGCACGGCAAGAAGGTTGGTTTCCGGCCTAGCCAGCCCGGACGCACATCGGGGAGGCCCAGCGGGATGAGGGGCTAAGCAGGCGTTGTGACTCACAAAACAAGAACGTTTGAACTTTTTAACGTCTTGTGTTTTACCTGGTGAAGTGCGGCTCACTATAACGAAGCGAGAATATAAATCGGCTGGCCCGCAAATGCTCCTGTGACGCCGTACGCACGTCACTTTTCCGAGCCAAGAGAATATGAACGTCCGTCCTCCCGAGGCAACGAAGGTGTTTGGCGAGTATCCGCTGGAGCGACTATTCGGCCGTATTCTAAGCCCGCTTGAAGACTTCTTGCGTCGCGCGACGGCGGGCGGCCTTGTGCTGATGGGAACAACGGTTCTGACGCTGATCGCCGCGAATTCCCCGCTCGGGGAGCCGCTCGCCCAGTTCTTGGAGCAGCCGATGACCATTGGCATGGGCGCATGGACCCTCGAGCAAACGCTACATCACTGGATCAACGACGGACTCATGGCGCTCTTCTTCCTCGTCGTCGGGCTGGAGCTCAAGCGCGAGGTGCTCGTCGGCGAGCTGGCGTCGCTCCGGGATGCGGCCCTGCCGATCTTCGCTGCCATCGGCGGAATGGTTGTACCCGCCGCGATCTATCTGGCGTTGAATCCCGAGCCCCCGGCAGCTCAAGGCTGGGGCATCCCCATGGCGACCGATATTGCATTTGCGATTGGCGTACTTGTCTTGCTCGCCTGGCGTGTGCCGCGCGGCCTGGTAATTTTTTTGATGGCGCTGGCAATCGCCGACGATCTTGGTGCGGTACTGGTGATCGCAATCTTTTATACGGGTGAATTGGACACCGGCGCCCTCGTGAGCGCGGCCGCCACATGGGGTGTCCTGATACTGCTCAATCAGGGGGGTATACGCCAGCAACTGCC from Pseudomonadota bacterium includes these protein-coding regions:
- a CDS encoding NfeD family protein translates to MQIPWWAWIVGGIGLMLIELLGPTFFILWFGVAAVLVGIVAAYVDLSLAQQLSLWGGLSVGMAVLWFQLFPAPHRTLSGLSKEAVVGERGLIVQEVSEMQRGTIRFQKPILGSETWPVIADERIASGERAKIVDVVGQTLKVEKLS
- a CDS encoding DEAD/DEAH box helicase, encoding MSFQELNLDSLLLRAIEASRFLSPTEVQRQVIPLALEGRDVMASAQTGTGKTAAFVLPALQRLLTPSTARGRGPRVLVLTPTRELANQINESIRQLGRFTRCSFGAIVGGVAYPPQQQLLGRPLDVLVATPGRLLDHMERGRVDFSRLELLVLDEADRMLDMGFIEDVERIAAATPAGRQSLLFGATLEGDILRVARRLLQHPVRVQIAGIKERHTLIEQRMHRFDNTKHKHALLDHLLQDTKVYQAIIFTATKRGAENLAGTLEADGHAAAALHGDMRQSARNRTVERLRRGKLRVLVATDVAARGLDIKDISHVINFDLPMVAQDYIHRIGRTGRAGVTGTAISLVGPGDGIKLGRIERLTAQKLDRQVIPGLEPTSPEPGARKPKPLQRGQNGPRGRAGSDAINKHRPRPHGKKVGFRPSQPGRTSGRPSGMRG
- a CDS encoding SPFH/Band 7/PHB domain protein, whose protein sequence is MEFTEFTLIAFAVFIIVLVTIAKAVRTVPQGEEWVVERLGKFNSTLTAGLRFLIPYIDRVAYRVPTKDLILDIPEQEVITRDNVVIITNAIAFVKVTDTVKAVYGITDFRSGVSNITQTTLRSIIGEMELDHALSSRDQIKVRLKESISDDVADWGLTVKSVEIQDIKPSASMQTSMEKQAAAERERKAAVIRAEGEKQAAILQAEARLEAAKRDAAAQITLASGASEAIKKVTDAISDRDLPAYFLLGERYITAIKDLAASPGSKTVLLPADLIQAIQGLLGRSRP
- the dnaQ gene encoding DNA polymerase III subunit epsilon, which codes for MRQIVLDTETTGLEPGEGHRIIEIGCVDLVNRRVSERRFHYYLCPDRDIDPGAVEVHGITLAQLKDSPRFADIAKEFLDFIRGADLIIHNAAFDIGFINNELRRLGPEWGRIEEVCAVIDTLALARELHPGQKNSLDALCKRYQVDNSARIQHGALLDAEILADVYLAITGGQADLLLDDFRPAAGKKIESVRAEKRPPLPVIVPSEGERTEHRRLLEIIDRASGGRCLWRREETDDGAVSPQESLIEQYSDSCASHQ
- the rnhA gene encoding ribonuclease HI, translated to MAARPGFAQETSEGIRVELFTDGACRGNPGPGGWGVLLRYKGNEKTLSGAEPFTTNNRMELMAAIRGLEALKHHCGVRLTTDSVYVKNGITEWLPRWQRRGWRTADKQPVKNVELWQRLAAAASRHDIKWQWVKGHSGHVENERVDRLANRAIDRLLAARASGDRNAATD